The proteins below come from a single Saimiri boliviensis isolate mSaiBol1 chromosome 16, mSaiBol1.pri, whole genome shotgun sequence genomic window:
- the N4BP2L1 gene encoding NEDD4-binding protein 2-like 1 isoform X5 has product MEDSFLESFGRLSLQQQQRQRQPPPRPPPRGTPPRRHSFRKHLYLLRGLPGSGKTTLARDDGSEHWPGSLKIVPSDLLCHLLAGDSGQSCSFSGPSVFYM; this is encoded by the exons ATGGAGGACAGTTTCCTTGAatcttttgggaggctgagcctccagcagcagcagcggcagcggcAGCCGCCGCCCCGGCCGCCCCCGCGGGGGACACCTCCGCGCCGCCACAGCTTTAGGAAACACCTCTACCTCCTGCGAGGCCTCCCGGGCTCCGGGAAAACAACACTGGCCAG GGACGACGGGAGTGAGCACTGGCCTGGGAGTCTGAAGATTGTTCCTTCAGACCtactctgtcacttactagctggcGACTCTGGGCAATCATGTAGTTTTTctgggccttctgtgttttatatgTGA